Sequence from the Zeugodacus cucurbitae isolate PBARC_wt_2022May chromosome 2, idZeuCucr1.2, whole genome shotgun sequence genome:
CACAACAAGGTCAGATCGGATACGCCTGAGTATTTACACTGTAATTCTTCCTTTTACTGAATCTGGAGCTCAACTTTAAGTACCCACTCaatgcttttaattttctttccatTATAAAATACAGATCTATATTTGGATGGCACGgtaatttgttaaatttgaaaacttttaaacGTTATTGTCGAGCTAGATATTAATCCGATATATATTAACCGACAAATAGCGGGATTTCATTCAACTCCTGCAAGTTTGTGGGTTTTATGAGATGCTATTACTTTAAAGAAACACGATCAGAACATTGCCTGTCGAGTATAGATTATAAACATtctttcgatgttttttgaggTTGGAATCACATCCCAAGATTTTCTCGCTAGGCACCTTGTCCATAGACTCTTGATTTGATCTACCTTTTGAGGAGGAATACGAGTATCAGCCAAGCCAGTAGAATTTACGGCCACTGtaatcgaatattttcgaaactatGGTAAATTACTAAACATAGCCTGATATTgaataaggaaaaacaccagccTTCGGATAATGGTTTCTGATAATATCAACTGCTATCAAAAGAGGAGTTTGACTTGAAGGTATACAGTTCTTGTTAGATTAGTCACACTATAAGAATATTTAACCCCCTTTAGAAGACAAAGAAGGTTAAAAACAATTGGACCTTGGTGAGAAAGCGGCTACGGGGTGACCCCTAGTATCCACTCCAATTGATAGTGGAGTACTCTTCAATACCTTTTTTAATGTCGTTATGAGTAGAACCACGtaacttaatacatattttgtttgaaattcagCGACTCTGTCGACAATATTTGAGTATCAAAAAAGAATTAATTCAGACCCgacatagaaaatatatcataattattttacaattttttcagaattttatataacatatttaaataacacCAGTACTCTCTGATGCACCCATTACTCGCAAACGGAATAACTATTTGAGCTCCCATATGAAGTTATTTTAAAGATTAAAGTCAAACAAACATGCAATATGTGTGTACATTGATACTGGAACTCACCTGGATTTTCAGCTCGAAAGCGTACAATTGCATAGCCGCGACTCGGTATCGATACGGTATCCTTAAATGGTGGccttgtgttgttgctgttatgtgGCAACAAATTGTTGCTGACTTTCAATCGTTTGGCAGTCGAAACAGACATTGGCATTGCAGTAGTATCACGTCCCAAGGCAGTTACGATAAAACGATGTCCGTGCAAATGAAATGGATGATGCAAGCGACCGACCACTACAAAGCAATGTATAacgatatatactatatgtttagAAAGAGTGATCCATATAGTGGTTTGTTTTTGGTATTCTTATGCTATTTTTTTGGGAGTGATAGCTCGTCGGACACGGACTTAGCTTTAAAACTATGGATCTTATGCGATTACGAAAAGGTGAAAGTTTGAGCTTCTGCCAAGGTTAAGTCTAAGCAATCGCAAAAGCTGAGACTTTAACCGGTTGTCAACGTGGAAACATTACTTCCACTTCACTTAAGAATGTTTCAATGCATGAGCATCGCCTAGCCATCAAGCTCCACATTTAACATTGGAACTACAAAAAGATTCTGCTTCTATATCTTTtgaaatttcatataataaacCACAATATGAACCACCCAGTATACATAAGAAtacatgtataatataaaatatataaataaacaatatggTGTAAAAGCAAGAGTACAGAAATTAGGATGATATTTGGAAAGTAGATGGTTCATATGCTCTAACAACCACCACGATATACACGAATACTTATCCTTGAGTTTTAGTGggtaattagaaataaaaattaattacactgACCTTATTTTACAGTTATGTATACATCGCCATTAGCTAACTCGCTACTTACATTCCGTTTCATCAACTAATATTAGTTCGACAATACTACCCAGTCGGACACGTAGCCGATGCACACATGGGCAGAGGCGATTACCACGACATGCAGCCGGACGTTCAAGTTCAGTGCAAAATTGTGTATCGTTGATAGCCTCGGGTTGCGTTAGCGGTGGGTAACTTGGAAAGACAAAACTTAAATTGTTGATAGCGCCCACAATAGTTAGATTGTTTTGGAGATCTGAAAGAAGTTCATTACATTTAGTGATATGAAATTAGAGCGTGTAACAGAGACGCACTTGCGAAATGAGCGTAGGTGCCATTGCTGAAGATCTCACTATTTGGCACTGGAAAATTGTGAAAGGCAAGAAAGAATTGATGATCCGGTGTAGCGGTGCGCAGTACTTCATCCTGTTCACGTGCCTCTAGTTCGCTAACGCAGTGATTGTCGCTCGCGCCACAGCTACCATTCGGATGGTTGAGGTACTAATGAGAAGACGATGAAAAAGAAGAGGttgaagtaaatattttgcGTAAAATTCATAGCTTcaggatttttgtttttctgataGTAGATAACTTCTCGGATACGGAATACCAAATCACTGAGTTTTATCTGTTATCAGAAGCTTCCTATAAGATACTAGCAACTTTACGGTGGAATCACTGTGTCCGCCACTGGTGAAGGCGTAAGTAATAGGAACCTTTTCCTTCCGAACATGATTTTATGGACCCAATAAGAAACTTTCAAATTTgctttttatactgtcgcaacaaaagttgctatgagagtattatagttttgttcacataagttATAAACCTAAACGAGTTCTAACCCTAGGGatatatatcaatatgatcagggtgacgagttgaaatccgaatgtctgtcagtCCGTGCAAGGgataacatgagtaaaaattgagatatcttgactaaacttggtacacatgttccctgggaccgtgagagggttgctttcgaaaatgggcaaaatcggaacactgccatgccctcaaaatggcgaaaaccgaaaacacattaagtgtcattactaagccataaataaagttataatagtaaaatttggatcaaaggatcgcactaggaaggatcatatttggatgtaatttttttggggaagtgggcgtggccccgccctcaaataggttttagcatatatctcgaaaaccaataaagctgtatAAACTAAACTTACTGCCGTCGGTTCGCTttcgtaccccaccatacaccatgaaaaggcttgaaatcggataataaccacgcccacctcccatacaaaggttaggttgtaaattactaaaagtgcgctaactatcttttacagaagaaataccaAAAGGAggctgcactcagttttttttacaaaatgaaaaatgggcgtggcatcgcccacttatgggtcaaaaaccatatctcaggaactactcaacagatttcaatgaaattcgttatataatattttcttgacaccctgtggaaaatggatgaaatcggttccaactacgacaacttcccatataactcaatattgaattccttcactttatatgatatacataaggaaccaagataaggaaataaaattgtaaccaaatactgtatatgattcgtggcattacttgtgaaaaaattgtcgaaatcggactatcacttttcaatgccccggatattgaATATGAAAAACTCTGTgccataatattttaatttaattcagaagaaattttttccttctaatagtgtgtctctgcaccagaaatggttaaaatcgggtcataacttcccctagctctcatatacctaattttagGATACAAAAATAccatgggcttaatagcttataaatcggttaatatgtgaaatatcttaggcaaattaaatgagcatatattcTAAGATCcaatgtatgttggtgaaatcggttcatgaattacctcagcctatatactaatTCACCATTGGTCCTAACGAAGAGATCGAGTTACTTTGTTAGGTATTTCCGGATCCATCCCgacataagaaatatatatgtctatCTTAAAACAACATTCCATCTTAAAATAGTCTACTTACCACACCGGAAACATATGTCTCATTATATAACGGCATTGGTGGCAATGGACGCTCATCATCAGATTCCGGGTTGGCTTCATTACTCACATATCGTAGCAGGGCAAATGACTCTGTCGGCAAAATGGCACAAACACCCATGCCACGCACACGAATCCAGTAATCCCCCTCAGTATGATTAGTGAATACAACGAAATCGTAGCGTTCACCGGCATTGGAGATGATTGTATCGAAGTAGCGTGGCTTGAGGTCATACGAATCGGAAGCAATGATACTCATGTTGTGACGTTCGATCTAAGGAAAATTAAAAGAGAATAAAATATACCCAAGAACTGGCTGTAGGCATTTCTATATATCTCACAAGAGAATACAATTCTCTCACAAGTCTCCGGaatcaaaaactatttgttaCTTACCTGCAATTGAAATGGACACGAATGACTTATCGAATTTATAAGCCTGAAACGATAGCGTTTTCCCGGTAGAACATAATAACGCATTGGAGGCACCACTGAAGATACGCGTATACCCTCTTTGGTATAATATATGCCACGACCATTAATCAACACAGAATCCGGAAATATGCCCGCTGAACTTGGCTCTCCTGGAAAATATTGTTCGCCATATGTATGCATCCAGTCGGACATGAGTATATAATGTTGGGGTAAATCGAAGTCATAGGTATCTTTGCTGAGCATAGCAGCTGGGTCATCGCGTACGATTAGAGCACCATATTGCCCATTGACCTTGTGATGCCCTGAAAGTGAAGAGAAAGTAAAATGACTTGGCTTCTTTATAACTGAAAGCCTAAGTTATGTAGAATTAAGAAGCTTTTGTGTAGGTCAAAATTCATGTACCAGTGGTGCaattgaaattttcgaaagcagTGACGGCTTACTCTACCAATCCTACGTTCAGTAGACATATTAAAGGTGTCTTGAGAGTTTACCGAACCGGACTCTAAGAATGCGGTGCTCCGAATTTGATATTTAAAGACCAGAAATTACATTATTCTCCATCTATTTGATTTATCTATTCCATTTACTTTTGTTATCCTTGGGATCGCCATGGACCATCATTAGTTGTATCCCTTCTCcattttacaaataatataacGGTTAACCAGAAAGTAAATCATTCTATGGCGGAATGTCAGATGTACCTAACAGCTTCCACCTTTTGTACTACATTTAGTAAGCATAAAAATTGCATAATGAAAACCGGACGCACTGGTGTAAAATTGCCGCGCTGATGCAAGATAAAACTTACAGCAGGACCCCACAGTGAACTCGACatttaacaaaaagaaaaaagaggaaagaaaaaaacagaaaaactcaCCTGAATGCGAGTGGTAGAAGTGTGTACCCACTTCAGTGGCCCAAAAATGGTAACGGAACGAGTTGGCAAAATGTATGGGGCATTGTGTGACAAAGGGTACACCATCCGACCAGGGGGTCGCAACCATATGCTGACCATGCCAATGTATTGCTGCAGCGGTGCCATGCGCTTGGTTAGCCACATCCACTATAATCAAATCGTCGCGACACACCTGAATGGTTGGACCGGGTAGTTGCCGGTTAATGCTCATCACACCTTTTTCATAGCCATCGGCCAAGATGCATTGCGGTGCGAAGCAATCGGCGATGATGCCAAGCGCGCAACGGCCACAAGCGCTATGTGGGTGAGAGAAACAGTGGGGAAGAGAGAGAAAGTGAGTCTactatatgtgaaaaaaattatgtcaTGAAAGTGTAAAGCGTCAGCGTAGTAATATAGG
This genomic interval carries:
- the LOC105219623 gene encoding uncharacterized protein LOC105219623 codes for the protein MYRMRSGNIIAMTLLCHVALNVAVTPAAATPATAAAVAITTNASVAITNATTITVTTTTAAATDTNPQIPYTANRKIIPNTPQWLRMATVAALASASPSEAARMSTPTALVLASSTALISTLPPLSQSNAANYFTLVGKFNPVGGALWTRAAEVATAGTAVNAAVAATTFDSNPNTNSGNSKNNPTFTTPLNVSQHPGELCNRRCMAGDSRICYFKFTLEHYQVMGVACGRCALGIIADCFAPQCILADGYEKGVMSINRQLPGPTIQVCRDDLIIVDVANQAHGTAAAIHWHGQHMVATPWSDGVPFVTQCPIHFANSFRYHFWATEVGTHFYHSHSGHHKVNGQYGALIVRDDPAAMLSKDTYDFDLPQHYILMSDWMHTYGEQYFPGEPSSAGIFPDSVLINGRGIYYTKEGIRVSSVVPPMRYYVLPGKRYRFRLINSISHSCPFQLQIERHNMSIIASDSYDLKPRYFDTIISNAGERYDFVVFTNHTEGDYWIRVRGMGVCAILPTESFALLRYVSNEANPESDDERPLPPMPLYNETYVSGVYLNHPNGSCGASDNHCVSELEAREQDEVLRTATPDHQFFLAFHNFPVPNSEIFSNGTYAHFANLQNNLTIVGAINNLSFVFPSYPPLTQPEAINDTQFCTELERPAACRGNRLCPCVHRLRVRLGSIVELILVDETELVGRLHHPFHLHGHRFIVTALGRDTTAMPMSVSTAKRLKVSNNLLPHNSNNTRPPFKDTVSIPSRGYAIVRFRAENPGFWLMHCHYEWHLAIGMGLILQVGNTSEMVPTPKGFPSCGNYLPELNELQGFRAKKRYFM